In Nostoc sphaeroides, the genomic window TAGGCGCTCGTGCCAGTGTTACTCTCTATGGTGTTAATGGTAAACCTTTGAGTCCAGTTTTCGCGGGTGCTGACGGTGAAGGTAAAACTTTTCGCCTGCGTCTTGCTAACACAGGTGATTACTATATTGTAGGCGGTTCTGGGCCGAGTAATCATTTATACGATTTTACAGTTTCCATTAAATAACAACATTACGAAGCTTTTGGGCATAGAAGAGTGCAGATCGTCAGTAGTTAAAACGATTTGCCTCTTTTATTATTTGGGAATGCACGACATAAAGATAATTAAGATACAGCAAAATCCGTCTATTGCCGTAGTTCAGCCGGATGGAAACCCAAGACAATATCTTCGCGTAAGATACCCGCTTCTAATAATGCCTCTGCTACTGGCTGGGAAGTACCATCATATTGAATCCACACTTTATCATTAATGATATCTACATGCACCACCGAACCATGTACGCGGCGCACTCCATCCCAACCGATATGTAACACTTCGTAGTGGTTTCGCTCCGAGTCAATAACTGGTTCTGTCTCTATTTGACCGTTAGCAGGCTTGTGACTAGCATAATCAAATATCAACTGACGAATAATTTCACGATACCGAGCTAGTTTATCCATCTGATAATCCTTTCTAGTTGCTCCTCAAAGACAATTAGGTTTATTCCTATGCTATTAAGAATTAGGCTGACCAAAGCGTTCGGAAAATATACCTTCATAGACTCGCTTGGGAACTGCTAAATAAAGTTGGCGTTTTGGTTGTAGTTCTTTTAGCACACTGCGATAAGCTTCATACTTTCCTACAGCTTCCTGGAGATCACTTACAGGAGAAGGACTGAGAAAATTTTTGATTTCAACAGCTATTTTTTGATTATCTCTCTCAGCAGCAATGGTAACTCTTTCTGCTCCAATATCTACGTAAAGTTCTCTACCTCTGTATGCGAGGTATAATGGATCGTTGGTTATTGTCCAACCATCTGCTATAAGTGCTTTAATGACTGCGGCATGATAGATATCTCTGGCTGGCATTAATCGAAAGATAGCTCCAAAAACACAGCTTTAATCTAGCAAAACTATTTTACCGAGGCGCGATGTTGCAATGTGGTGGCGAAAGCTTGGATAAAGCCCTTATAAAAAAGCGATCGCTCTTTCCCAACAAAGACAAAAGTGCGATCGCTATATTTTATACTTGTTCTTGAATGACTAAATATCCTGTTCGCTCAACTCGCGTGTGATGTGATCAAATGGTTCATCCACAAAAGCAGTATTAACTACACCTGCTGCTGCTACTTGTTCCTTAATCAGATCCTTGAGAATTTGGATACCGCGAACCGTAGGCCCAATAGGCACTCCTAAAGAATTGTAAGTTTCCCGTAGCCCTTGTAGCACACGCTCATCCAATACATTCGTATTCCCCGCAACCAGCGCATAGGTGGCGTAGCGCAAATAGTAGTCCATATCCCGCAGACAAGCTGCATAACGACGAGTTGTATAAGCATTTCCACCGGGGCGAATCAATTCTGGCAGTTCTTCAAATAACTTTAAACCAGCTTGCTTGACAAGTGCAGCTGCATTAGAGTTGATCGCCGCCGCCGCTTGGACTCGGACTGTACCACTGTCAAAGTAAGACTTCAGGCTATCGATCGCATTCCGGTCAAAATACCGACCAGCTAAGTCATAATTCTTAATTAAACTTGTTACCGCATCGCGCATTCTTTTTTCTCCCAATCCTTGCTATTTATGCTTTGATATTTATTTGGCTGCACTTATCCACCAGTAAACTTTTGTGCTATTTAAATATAGATTTGGCACAAAAACAATTTATCCACTATCTAAGGATTTTATGCCAAAGTTGACCCCTGATGTGATGAACTTTCCAGTTTTGTAGAGATGATCCCTGAAAGGTTAATATAACCTGTAATCCAGATATCTGTAGCACAAGCTACAAAATCTCCTAATGTCTAGTATTTAAGATATTTCTGGTGTGTCACGGCCTGATTGAGATCAGCAGGGTTAGGATGCAATGTAAGATTCTGGTTTACTTTAGGAAATTGGTAGAGAAGGAGTAACAATGACAACACCCCAAGAACTCTTGAAGAGAATTCAAGATGAAAAAATTCAACTGATTGATCTCAAATTCATCGACACAGTAGGGACTTGGCAGCACCTCACACTGTACCAAAACCAAATCGATGAGACTGCGTTCACTGATGGCGTACCTTTTGATGGTTCCAGCATCCGGGGTTGGAAAGCGATCAATGAATCTGACATGACGATGGTACTCGACCCCAACACTGCTTGGATCGACCCATTCATGGAAGTGCCAACACTAAGTATAATTTGTAGTATCAAAGAACCCCGCACGGGTGAATGGTACAATCGTTGCCCACGCGTTATTGCCCAAAAAGCAGTAGATTACCTGGTTTCTACTGGTCTTGGTGACACAGCTTTCTTTGGCCCTGAAGCTGAGTTCTTTATCTTTGACAGTGCTAGATTTGCCCAAACCGCCAACGAAGGCTACTACTTCTTAGATTCTGAAGAAGGTGCTTGGAATTCCGGTAAAGCCGGTACAGAGAACAAACCCAACTTGGGTTACAAACCACGCTTCAAAGAAGGTTACTTCCCAGTCGCACCAACGGATTCTTTTCAAGATATCCGTACAGAGATGCTGTTGGTAATGGCAGAATTAGGTGTACCCATTGAAAAGCATCACCATGAAGTAGCTACTGGTGGTCAGTGCGAACTAGGTTTCAAGTTTGGCAAGTTGATCGAAGCGGCTGACTGGTTGATGATTTACAAATATGTCATCAAGAACGTTGCCAAAAAATACGGTAAAACCGTTACCTTCATGCCAAAACCGATTTTTGGCGATAACGGTTCGGGAATGCACTGTCACCAGTCCATCTGGAGAGACGGCCAACCTCTGTTTGCAGGTGATAAGTATGCTGGTTTGAGCGACATGGCATTGTACTACATTGGTGGTCTTCTCAAACACGCACCAGCGCTGTTGGCAATTACCAACCCCAGCACAAACTCATACAAGCGCTTAGTACCTGGTTATGAAGCACCAGTGAACTTAGCTTACTCCCAAGGCAACCGTTCTGCTTCTATCCGTATTCCTTTATCTGGCACTAACCCCAAAGCCAAGCGTTTAGAATTCCGTTGTCCAGATGCTACTTCTAACCCCTACTTGGCATTTGCTGCAATGCTTTGTGCTGGTATCGATGGCATCAAGAACAAAATTCATCCTGGTGAACCCTTAGATAAGAATATCTATGAACTCTCTCCAGAAGAACTAGCAAAGGTTCCTTCAACTCCAGGTTCTTTAGAACTGGCGTTGCAAGCACTAGAAAAAGATCACGCCTTCTTGACAGAATCAGGCGTGTTCACGGAAGACTTTATCGAAAATTGGATTGACTACAAGCTAGGTAACGAAGTCAAGCAGTTGCAGCTGCGTCCTCATCCCTACGAGTTTTACCTCTATTACGATGCTTAATTAAGTACCGTATCTATCTATCTAATATATAAGTTTAGCCACCCTAGAGTAGAGGGTGGCTTTTTTTCCAGAGTTGTGAGTTGAGACATTCACTTAAAAAATCAACCTTAAAACTCTTGAAACTTAGCTCATAGAAGCATGGCTTGGCCCATAAATCATCCGAGTATTAGCATCTACCTTCCCTTGAATTGGGTTCCAGTAGTGAGATGCTTCTTCAGGAAGACCAAGTTCTTGTGCAGCCCTCATCAACATTGATTGTTGGCGATTCTTGACTTGCTGATGTTCACGCACCATTAACGCACGAGATTTATCTGCAATAGACATAACGTATGAAACAGCACGCATCCGGCAACAGCCCATGCAGTTCCAATAATCTAATATTCTTTAATAAAAGAATTAATATTTTTTCTAAGTATTAACATCTACCTTAAGAGCTAGTTTAAAACTACCTAAAAGCAAATATGCTGCTCATACAAAGTTATTTGCTTCGGTAAAGTCAACTTCCGCCTGGGCTTGGTTGAGATTGTTCTCAATAACTTAAACAATCTGATATTTGTGTGTTCAGTTCAGACACTTTGTCTTAGATGTTCCCATTGCCTAAATAATACTGATGCCTTTTGAGATCATTCCTGAAAGTTGAAAGGAAAAAACACATGGATATTATTGGTACAAATGAGGACGATTTTCTTGCTGGCACTATTGGCAGCGATCGCATTGATGCTTTGGATGATGACGATACTATTGTAGCCTTAGCCGGTGACGACGTAATCTTTGGTAACGATGACGAAGACCTGATCGTTGCGGGAGCAGGAAACGACACAATTGATGGTGGGAATGGCGACGATTTAGTATTTGGAGATGCTGGGAACGACTCCATTGATGGCGACAATGGGGTTGACGTGATCAATGGGGGGGACGGCAATGACCGCATCATTGGTAACAATGACAATGACCGCATCTTCGGTGATGCAGGGAATGACACCATTAATGGTAATGATGGAAATGACATCCTCAATGGCTCTGATGGCGCAGATGTAATTTCTGGCGACGCTGGAAATGATCGAGTTTTTGCGGGTACTGGGAATGACACGGTATTAGGTGGCGGGAGTTTTGACCAACTCAATGGTGATGCAGGCAATGATCTTGTTCAGGGTGAGGCTGGGAACGACACCGTATTTGGTGGGACTGGAGTTGGAAATGACACCCTTACTGGTGAAACTGGCACAGACTTATTGATTGGTGGAGCTGGAAACGACTCTTTATCGGGTGGTGATGGGAGCGATCGCCTGATCGGCGTTGAACCTTTTGCCCCAGGATTTGGATCGATTGTTAACGAAGTTGATACCTTAACTGGCGGGGCTAATGGCGATACCTTTGTTTTGGGAGCAGGTAATGAAATTTTCTATGATAATGGCAGCAATAGTGACTACGCCCTGATTACTGACTTCAATATCAGCCAGGACTCTATTGAACTACCTGAATCTACCTTTAGCTCCGGTATTATCTCTATTGTGGGGACAGGGATATTTTTTAACAACGACTTAATCGCGGTTGTTGAAGGAGTTTCAAGTTCAGATATTAGCAGTGGCTTTGATTTCGTCTAAACACATATCACTATGAGTTGTGAACTTTGAAGTAAAAGGGACTGGGGCTGGGGACTTCTACTGAGGGGAGCCGAGGTAAGCCGAAGTAAGCTGTTCCACATTTAAATTGCATATACTGGGCGGGCAAGATGCCCACCCCACAAGAGTTGTATTTAATTCGATTATGCAAATTAAATGTTTTTTAGCTTATTAGGGATTAAGGATTGGATGCCAACTAAATATATAAGTTTAGCCACCCTTTACTATAGGGTGGCTTTTTTTTCGGAGTTGTGAGTTGAGACATTCACTCAAAAATCAACCTTAAAACTCTTGAAACTTAGCTCATGGAAGCATGACTTGGCCCATAAATCATCCGACTATTAGCATCTACCTTCCCTTGAATCGGGTTCCAGTAGTGAGATGCTTCTTCAGGAAGACCAAGTTCTTGTGCAGCCCGCATCAACATTGATTGTTGGCGATTCTTGACTTGCTGATGTTCACGCACCATCAACGCACGAGATTTATCTGCGATAGACATAACCATAGTCCTCTCTATTTTGTTATATTTTTTTGTTTCCTCTATAAAGAACTATAGCAAAAATTCTGTAACATAAGCTACTTTTTACAAAAATTTATATTTGACTTTGCTGACAATATCAGGTGTTTTTCCCCAAAGCTCGAAAAATCTTCCCTAATCTACTGGTCTGTCAAATTCATTTTGACGGTTAGGGAGACGCGATAAATCGCCGTCTTAATCTATCCGTCAATTATTTCTTGACAGACCAGTAGTAGTCTGTCAAGAAAATTTTGCGGGGTTGTAGAGACGCGAAATTTCGCGTCTTTACAGGGTTTTGGTAACAAATTAATCAATCAGAATTAATGGGACAGACCAGTAGTAGTCTGTCAAGAAAATTTTGAAGGGTTATAAAAGTTCGTAGTAAGGACTTTAGTCCTTGATTTGAGCGATAGCTCACTACAAACCCACTACCTTTGATGGCTAAAATCATCAGGCTTCAGATTTGTCTCACCTGGGAGCCTTTACCTTTCCAACAGTCAATAATTTTTCGTTACAATTATTTACATAGAAGTATCAAAACTTGAGCTATTTTTATGTCTGAGAGTTTAACCAAGCTGACTTATCAAACCTTTCAGCAGAGCAAAAGTTACTTTGGTCTGGCTCACAAAATATTAAGTTCACGGTTGATGAACCTGGTGTATCCGACACTTGAACAAAAGACCAAACCCATCCCGAATGAGCTTTTACTCAAAATTCAACAGAGATTGAATCAGTTGCTGGAAACAGACTGGCAAGATGCTCAAAAAGGTGTATACCCGGAAAGTTTACTGTTTGACAACCCTTGGGATGAATTTTTTCGCTACTATCCGTTGCTATGGCTAGATTCCCCTCAAGTGTGGGAGCGGGTTCAACAACAGAATTACCAAGATTTTTCGCCCGAAATTGACACAGATGGTTATCCTAGCTACTACGTGCAGAACTTCCATCACCAAAGCAATGGCTATTTGAGTGACTTGTCAGCTAATTTATATGACTTACAAGTAGAAATTCTTTTTGGTGGGGCTGCTGATCCAATGCGGCGGCGGATTCTCGCTCCCCTCAAGCGAGGACTGAAAGCAATTGATTCAGTTGCACCACGGCAAACCCGTATTTTGGATGTAGCTTGTGGAACTGGGCGGACTTTGAAGTTGATTCGGGCAGCATTGCCGCAAGCATCCCTGTTTGGTACGGATTTGTCACCAGCTTATTTGCGTAAAGCAAATGAACTACTATCCCAAATTCCAGGAGAATTGCCGCAACTTTTACAAGCCAATGCCGAAGAGTTACCCTATCTAGATAACTATTTTCATGCTGTGACTTCTGTTTTTCTCTTCCATGAGTTACCAGCGATCGCCCGTCAAAGTATCATTGAGCAATGTTTCCGGGTGACAAAACCAGGAGGAGTCTTTATTATCTGTGACTCAATTCAGTTGAGTGATTCACCTGAGTTGGAACATATAATGGATTCTTTCCCTGAAACTTTCCATGAACCCTATTACAGGCATTACACCACTGATAACTTACTAGAACGTCTACAGAGAGTAGGCTTTGAGAATATTGAGACGCAAGTCCATTTTATGAGCAAGTATTTCATTGCTCATAAACCAGCTTGAGATAAAACCTCCTCATTGCCTTTTCTTTAAATAAACTTTACCTAAAAAGGGCAAATGCAAAATTTTGCATCTGCCCTTGGATGTAGAATAATTAAGAGTGACTCAGAGGATCTAGCAAATCATTCTTAATATTTATTTTGTCAGGAGCCATCTGGGAGAAGAATGAACTAGTTGTAAAGACGCGAAATTTCGCGTCTCTACAGGGTTTTGGTAACAAACTAATCAATCAGAACTTATGAAACAGACCACTAGTGGTCTGTCCCAAAAATTTTGAAGGGTTATAAAAGTTCGTAGTAAGGACTTTAGTCCTTGATTTGAGCGATAAATCGCTCACTACAAACCTGGGCATTACTAATGGGACAGACTACTAGGGTGTAAGAGTAGGTCATGAATAGTAAGATTCGCTGCCAAGTGCAATAAACCTATACTACTTGTGCGAATCTATGCTCTAGATAAGCTCAGATGCAGCGCAAGAAATTTTATGCTTTGGCAAAGCACGCCAAAAAATGCCAGAGCGAAGATAAATTATTTCCTGATGTAGATAGCCAGCTACTAAATGTATGAGAAAACCTATTTGGGAATAAAGTGAAGTTGCCTTAAGACTGTTTCCTCAACAAGCAAAATGTCTGAATTAGATGTGCTTTAGATTAACTGATAGCCTAAGTAACATCTATTTCAAGAAGAGTTGAGGATTGAGACGCAAAGCTTCCACCGAATATGAGCAGCAATTGTGTAACTTTTGAGAAGTTGGTGATGCTGTTAATCGAGGCACTTAATTTAATTTGCGTTTTGATCGCCAGGATTAACGCTAACTATATATACAAAGCTTGCAGTTGAAATACTAAGCGATCGCTGAAGATTTTCGTGTGTCAACTGTATATATATCTGCCAGAAAAGCTGTGTAACCGTTGTTAGCACAACACTGTGTTTTCTGGTACTTTGTTTCCTTTGAAAAAAAAGGCATTAACCTACAGTAGTTAAACCACAACATAGGTATTTCCAGATTTTTGTGACACTTCTCTACGCCCACTACCGCGATGACGTGGCGCATCATCTGAAGCTTGTTCAGATGCCGCCGAGAGCCACTGTTCCGAAGCAGGCGTGGAAGGCAGCCCATAGGATAAGTGATTGACCATTGCTTGGCAGTTAGAAGCTAAGGGGCCGAACATCAGACTTGAGACTAAAAGAGAAATGGCAGCACGCATAGCAGATGTCTATTTTGGAACTCTCCACTTCACTGATACTTAGCTTTTTGATTAATATCCGGACAATTCATCAAAAAGTATTCTGTTTTACTGAAAATAAACTCTTCTTATCCTCCGTTTAAATGTTCGACTAATAACCAATTAGCAAAGTGGTTTTGATGACCGCACAATGTAATTAATTGTTCGTGAGGATAAGCGCGTAATTGCTCGTCGATATGCGATCGCAAAGTCACAAGTTGCCAATTTTGCCCTTGATATGCGGCTGGTGCTGTGACAGTGAGTCTGTATTCCTGCTGATCCAAGCGGTAAAAAATGCCTTGAAAACAGTTACTTTCCCGAATTAATCCCTTGCCAAAAGTAGAGTCAGAGTACTCACTCGACGATGGGCAAGGGCAATCGCCACTAGCTGGATAGGCTTCTGGGTTATTTAAGTAATACAGTTGCCAGTGCAGCCAATCCGAATGATTGGGTGGAAGATTAAATAAAGGAATAATTGCTGCTTTTGAGCGATTATCTTCCAATAAAGCCATTTGCAGCGCCCTAACAGGTAAATCCCTCGGTTGGCAGTTTAACTCAACACACATCGCTGCTGCCATCCCTGCTGCTTGACCAATGCCCATAACCACAGGTTGTAATCTAGTGGCCCCATTGGCAATGTGGGAGACAGAAAGGTTTTTTTCACAAACCAAGAAACCATCTGTTGTGGCTGGAATCAGGGAACTGTAGGGAATTGTAAAGGGCGTTCCAGTCCAGCGTCCCCCCCAACGGATAGATTTAGGTTGCAGTGGGAATTCAATACCAGGATAATGATGGTCATTGGCGTAGTTACCAACTGCGATCGCTTCATATATAGATGCAACTCTACCTGTTGCGATCGGCAAAATATCCTGTTCTCGGACAGTAGTTAGTCCCACTAAGCGGCGGCTTTCCCGGTAATAGGGATGGAGTGCAAAAGCTGTAGGGGTGTGAGGAAATACTTTTTCTGCTAAACCATAACGACGACCAAGCTGATTTTGGATAAAATGGGCAAAATTTTGGCTGTGCGAGCGAGATTCTTGGATAAATTCACCTCTGGATACATCTGACTCTATCAACCGCTCTACTCCTTCGCCGTAGTCATTGCCACAGATTGGCCAATTCATCATAAACAGGCCATTAGGCAAACGTCCATAATTCAAAAATGTCTCTGCGCCATAGCCATCCCAAGCGCCTGTAAATTGGGATGGATTATAGTTAGGCGCAGGCGGAATTTCTGGTGCTGTAGCTACGCCCGTCGTAGACATCGCTTCACCAAAGTCTTGCATAATCACTACATAAGTGGGCGCTTGTACCGGATATCTTTCAGTTAAAGAGTTAAAACCTACTGGGGCGCTGGGTTCTCCCCACTCAGATTGCAATTCCCAGCCCCAGCGATAAGGTATCTCACCTAAAGCCAATAAATCTCCCAATTCTGTGCCGTCGAGAATAATTTTGGCTGTGACAGCAAAATCAGCAAAGCGCACACCAGTAATACAATCACCTTGGCGAAACACTTCAATTGGTACTTCTCCAGAAATCCAGTGCAGATTTGGCAATTCCTGCACCCAATCTGCAAAAATCTCTGCCCCAATTCGAGGATTGTAACTAAAAAAGCTTACCCAGCTATTATCTAATCCTCCCGGCTGTCGTTGTCGCAATTCCTGCAAAAACGCACCCCATAATCCCGTTTG contains:
- a CDS encoding XisI protein yields the protein MDKLARYREIIRQLIFDYASHKPANGQIETEPVIDSERNHYEVLHIGWDGVRRVHGSVVHVDIINDKVWIQYDGTSQPVAEALLEAGILREDIVLGFHPAELRQ
- a CDS encoding element excision factor XisH family protein, giving the protein MPARDIYHAAVIKALIADGWTITNDPLYLAYRGRELYVDIGAERVTIAAERDNQKIAVEIKNFLSPSPVSDLQEAVGKYEAYRSVLKELQPKRQLYLAVPKRVYEGIFSERFGQPNS
- the apcB gene encoding allophycocyanin subunit beta, producing MRDAVTSLIKNYDLAGRYFDRNAIDSLKSYFDSGTVRVQAAAAINSNAAALVKQAGLKLFEELPELIRPGGNAYTTRRYAACLRDMDYYLRYATYALVAGNTNVLDERVLQGLRETYNSLGVPIGPTVRGIQILKDLIKEQVAAAGVVNTAFVDEPFDHITRELSEQDI
- the glnA gene encoding type I glutamate--ammonia ligase translates to MTTPQELLKRIQDEKIQLIDLKFIDTVGTWQHLTLYQNQIDETAFTDGVPFDGSSIRGWKAINESDMTMVLDPNTAWIDPFMEVPTLSIICSIKEPRTGEWYNRCPRVIAQKAVDYLVSTGLGDTAFFGPEAEFFIFDSARFAQTANEGYYFLDSEEGAWNSGKAGTENKPNLGYKPRFKEGYFPVAPTDSFQDIRTEMLLVMAELGVPIEKHHHEVATGGQCELGFKFGKLIEAADWLMIYKYVIKNVAKKYGKTVTFMPKPIFGDNGSGMHCHQSIWRDGQPLFAGDKYAGLSDMALYYIGGLLKHAPALLAITNPSTNSYKRLVPGYEAPVNLAYSQGNRSASIRIPLSGTNPKAKRLEFRCPDATSNPYLAFAAMLCAGIDGIKNKIHPGEPLDKNIYELSPEELAKVPSTPGSLELALQALEKDHAFLTESGVFTEDFIENWIDYKLGNEVKQLQLRPHPYEFYLYYDA
- a CDS encoding calcium-binding protein, encoding MDIIGTNEDDFLAGTIGSDRIDALDDDDTIVALAGDDVIFGNDDEDLIVAGAGNDTIDGGNGDDLVFGDAGNDSIDGDNGVDVINGGDGNDRIIGNNDNDRIFGDAGNDTINGNDGNDILNGSDGADVISGDAGNDRVFAGTGNDTVLGGGSFDQLNGDAGNDLVQGEAGNDTVFGGTGVGNDTLTGETGTDLLIGGAGNDSLSGGDGSDRLIGVEPFAPGFGSIVNEVDTLTGGANGDTFVLGAGNEIFYDNGSNSDYALITDFNISQDSIELPESTFSSGIISIVGTGIFFNNDLIAVVEGVSSSDISSGFDFV
- a CDS encoding class I SAM-dependent methyltransferase → MSESLTKLTYQTFQQSKSYFGLAHKILSSRLMNLVYPTLEQKTKPIPNELLLKIQQRLNQLLETDWQDAQKGVYPESLLFDNPWDEFFRYYPLLWLDSPQVWERVQQQNYQDFSPEIDTDGYPSYYVQNFHHQSNGYLSDLSANLYDLQVEILFGGAADPMRRRILAPLKRGLKAIDSVAPRQTRILDVACGTGRTLKLIRAALPQASLFGTDLSPAYLRKANELLSQIPGELPQLLQANAEELPYLDNYFHAVTSVFLFHELPAIARQSIIEQCFRVTKPGGVFIICDSIQLSDSPELEHIMDSFPETFHEPYYRHYTTDNLLERLQRVGFENIETQVHFMSKYFIAHKPA
- the patX gene encoding heterocyst-inhibiting protein PatX, coding for MRAAISLLVSSLMFGPLASNCQAMVNHLSYGLPSTPASEQWLSAASEQASDDAPRHRGSGRREVSQKSGNTYVVV
- a CDS encoding FAD-dependent oxidoreductase, producing the protein MVNQIYTADVLVVGGGTGGTAAAIQAARRGAKTILVSEFSWLGGMLTSAGVSAPDGNELEAFQTGLWGAFLQELRQRQPGGLDNSWVSFFSYNPRIGAEIFADWVQELPNLHWISGEVPIEVFRQGDCITGVRFADFAVTAKIILDGTELGDLLALGEIPYRWGWELQSEWGEPSAPVGFNSLTERYPVQAPTYVVIMQDFGEAMSTTGVATAPEIPPAPNYNPSQFTGAWDGYGAETFLNYGRLPNGLFMMNWPICGNDYGEGVERLIESDVSRGEFIQESRSHSQNFAHFIQNQLGRRYGLAEKVFPHTPTAFALHPYYRESRRLVGLTTVREQDILPIATGRVASIYEAIAVGNYANDHHYPGIEFPLQPKSIRWGGRWTGTPFTIPYSSLIPATTDGFLVCEKNLSVSHIANGATRLQPVVMGIGQAAGMAAAMCVELNCQPRDLPVRALQMALLEDNRSKAAIIPLFNLPPNHSDWLHWQLYYLNNPEAYPASGDCPCPSSSEYSDSTFGKGLIRESNCFQGIFYRLDQQEYRLTVTAPAAYQGQNWQLVTLRSHIDEQLRAYPHEQLITLCGHQNHFANWLLVEHLNGG